Genomic DNA from Paenibacillus borealis:
ACAGGCGATATCGGAGAGGAGTGCCGGAGATACACGGCTCTGCTGAATGAAGCGCCTATTGATATCGTCTGCCTCGGCATCGGGGAGAACGGGCATATTGCGTTCAACGACCCGCCTGTGGCGGACTTTGCAGATCCGTATCTTGTAAAAGCGGTTCTGCTGGACGAAGCCTGCCGTCAGCAGCAGGTGAATGACGGCTGCTTCGCCAGCCTGGATGAGGTTCCGACCCATGCGCTGACCCTGACGGTGCCTGCCCTGATGGCAGGGCGCCATCTGTTCGCCATTGTTCCCGGCAAGGCCAAGCATAAGGCTCTGCAGGCGGCTCTCCATGATCCGGTCAGCACTGCGTGCCCGGCGAGTATACTTCGTACACATCCGGGCATTACGCTGTTCACGGACCGGGATGCCTACGGCTCATGAGCGGTGTCATTGCAGGAAGACATTACAGAACCGGCCTGCCGGTTGAGGTAAGAATAACGGACGGGGTCATTGCCGAAGTCTTTACACGGGAGGAAAGCCTGCTCACGGCCGAGTGGCCCTGGCTGGCGCCTGGGCTGGTGGATTTGCAGGTGAACGGCGGCTGGGGCCTGGATCTTAACACGCTGCCGCTGCAGCCGGAGACGGTAGCCGGACTCTCGCGCCGCCTGCTTGCACAGGGGGTAACCACTTACTGTCCGACCCTGATTACGAACGGAGCAGAGCAGCTTGCCCAGGCAGCGTCTGTCATTGCTGAAGCTGTGCGGACACAGTCTGATATAGCCGGGCTGATCGCAGGCATCCATCTGGAGGGACCTTTCCTGTCGCCGGAGGATGGGCCGCGCGGGGCTCATCCAAGGGAGCATATCTGCCCGCCGGACTGGGAGGCCTTCTGCCGCTGGCAGGAGGCGGCGGAGGGGCTCATCCGGATCATTACGGTGTCCCCCGAATGGCCGGGAGCCGCAGCCTTCATCTCCAGGTGCAGCGACTCCGGCGTCCGGGTCTCCATCGGACACACGGCGGCTTCGCCGGAGCAGATTCGGGAAGCCGTCGCCGCAGGAGCGGTGATGTCCACTCATCTGGGCAACGGCACACATCTTACGCTTCCGCGGCATCCCCACTATCTGTGGGAGCAGTTGGCAGCCGATGAGCTCTTCGGCTGTATGATTGCGGACGGCTGCCATCTGCCGGATTCGCTGCTGAAGGTGATTCTGCGGATGAAGCGCAGCCAGGCCATTCTGGTCAGCGATGCCGTATCGCTGAGCGGCATGCCGCCGGGCGCCTACCGGCTGCATATCGGCGGCGACGTTGTGCTGACAGCCGAGGGCCGGCTGCATCTGGCCGGCAATCCGCAGCTGCTGGCAGGCTCGGCCATGATGCTGGCTGACCAGGTGGCCTACCTGGCGGAGGCCAGGCTGGCACCGCTGGAAGAGGCCATCGAGTGCGCCTCGGTTCATCCGGCGCGGCTCTTGGGACTGGAGCAGGCAGCCGGTCTTGCGGCCGGTGCCCCTGCGGATCTGATCAGCTTCCGCCTGGACGGCGGGGCCATGGACATACAGGCGGTATGGAAGAACGGCCGGCTTACAACGGCCGATAAGGATTAGGAGGAGAGAGCGATGCTTAGCTTGATACCCGAGCCGAAGCAGGTGAGGATTAGAGAAGAGAAGCCGTTACAGAGCGGCGGTGCGGTAGGTCTTCGTCTTACGATGGAACAGGACGATCCCCGGCTGGAGCTTCATTGCCGGCGGGCATTTCCGGATCAGGAATTTACCGGCGCAGTATCAGGACAGGGATATTCACTGATTATTGAGGGAATTCCGCCACATGCAGAACCAGGAGAAACCAGGCAGGCTACCGGCAGTGCACCGGCTGTTGAAGAGGCGGACCTGTTTGTGCTGAACGGCCGGACAGAAGGGTACCTGCTGGAGGTCGGTGCAAGTGGGGCTGTGATCCGCGCGCTGGATGCGCCCGGACTCTACTACGGCTTGCAGACACTGCTGCAATTGCAAAGCCTCTATGGCGATGTTCCAGCCGTGTCCATTACGGACTGGCCGGATACCGCCCTGCGGGTGATGAATTTCGATCTGCGCCAGACCTTCTCGAAGCCGGAGCGGCTGATCGAGTATCTGGCCGAATTCTCCCGCTGCAAGACAAACGCGGTGCTCATTGAATACGAGGACAAATTCCCGTTCTTGGTGCACAGGGAATTCGCCCATCCGCAGCACGCGCTTAGCCGGGAGCAGCTGGAGGCTCTCCAGGCTGCGGCCCATGAGCATTACATCGAGATTATTCCGCTGCAGCAGAGCTTCGGCCATCTGGAGTACGTGCTGCGGCATGAAGCCTGGAAGCATCTGCGGGAAACCGAGGAGTCTACCGGGGAGATCTGCCCTTCACGCCCGGAGACTTATGAACTGATCACCGGTCTGCTCGAAGAAATGATGGAGGCTCATCCGGAGTCACGCTATATCCATCTGGGCTGTGACGAGGTGTACAGCCTGTGTGAATGTGATGTGTGCAAGAATCAGTTCGGAGGAGTGCGGGAGCGGGCCTTCATCTCCTTCCTGAACCGCTTGATTGAATTCACGGCCAGCCGGGGCAGACAGCCGATCTTCTGGCATGACATGCTGGACAAATGTCCGCCGGAGGAGCTGGCGAAGCTTGATCCGAGGAGTGCGGCGATGATCTGGATCTATAACGGGCGCAACATTGAAGCAGAGGTCACATCCTTAACGAATAAATTCAGGGCGCTTGGCATCGAGGTGATGGGTGCACCGGCGGTCCGCAGCTTCGACTGGGCGGAGCATCAGAACTATCCGGTGCTCGGGAACCGGACGGACAACCTGCTGCAGTGGGCGGAGACCGCAGAGCAGCTGGATATCGGCTGCATGGTAGCCACGAATTGGACCGGACCGTTCAGTCTTGGCGTTCCTTACGGCGTATTCGAGACTACCTGGTATCCGATGCTGCTGCATGCCGATCTGGCCTGGAACCGCAAAGCCGATTCCTCTGCCTTCATTGACCGTTTCCTGGAGCTGTTCCATGGGATCACTCCAGAGACGGGGCATGCGCGGCTCGGAAATTATCAGCTGGAGGATTACTATGATGTTATCTGGAAGCTGCTGGATGATGTCACGAAGAACAAGGATTACGCCGAGCTGATCGCAATTATGCATGAGTTCGAGGTAGCGACAGACCGCTCCAGGGCAATCCACAAATATGCCTACCGCTGGGAACTGTATCCGGGCGACAGCGCGGAATGGCGCTCCCTGCTGAACAACTACACGCGCAACCATAGCGGACGCGAAGCTGTCCGGCCCCGGATGCTGGCGTCTCTTCTGCAGTATCAGCCACAGGATATGGCCGAGCATTTCGTGAAATCCCGGTTCCATCTGCATGATTACCTGGAGCGGACGCTCTATCAGGAGCTGGGGCTTGTCCACACGGAAGGTTAGCAATCAGAACGACAGGAGGATGGAGCAGTTATGCAGCTGAATGAAGTGAATTCGCCGCAAGATCCGGCCGCTATGAGCCTGGAAGACAAAATATCCCTGATGTGTGTGGTGGGAACCCCATCCACGACAGCAGAGCCGGAATTCCGCGGGCGGATGTCCCGGAACCGGTTCGGGGGGATCGGACTTTTCCCCCATAATGTACAGAGTGAGGAGCAGACGCTGAAGCTGATGGCGGAAGTCCGGTCCATTGCCGCTGATTATGGCAGCCCCCAGCCTTACTATGTCTCGATAGATGAAGAAGGCGGCACGCTCTCCAAGTTCAGAACCTTCTATCCCTACATCCCCGGCAACCGGGCAACAGGGCTAAGCGAAGATGCCGAAACTGCTTATCTCCAGGGGAAAATCATCGGCAGCCAGCTTCATTCCCTGGGCATTCCGATGAACTGGGCCCCTGTGCTGGATGTGAATACGAACATTGACAATCCGGTCGTGGGGGTGCGCTCCTTCGGCGAAGATCCTGAAGTGGTGGCTGCCTTCGGCAAAGCGTATATTCAGGGGATGCACGAGGCAGGCGTGGCTGTGACAGCCAAGCATTTCCCCGGTCACGGACAGGTTAGCGGCGATTCCCATGTCGTCCTTCCTGAGTGCGGACTGACGATTGAAGAATTAATGAACGGACCGCTGCTTCCCTTCATTGCAGCCATAGAAGCCGGGGCCGATTCCATCATGATGGGACATCTGGTGTTCCCCGGCATCCCGGAGTCGGCAGGCCTGCCCGCCTCCCTGAGCCCCTTCTTTGCCGGAGAACTGCTGCGCGGCAGACTTGGTTTTGAAGGGATCATCTGCACCGATGATATAGAGATGGGAGCGATCCGTAAGCATTTCAGTCCGGATGAGGTGGGTGTGCTGGCCGTGCTGGCCGGTAACGACATGATTCTGATGTGCCATACCCCGGAATTTCAGCAGCGGGTCATCGCCGGAATCCACAAGGCCGTCCTGGATGGCATCATCGACGAATCCAGGATCGACGAATCGGTCATCCGTATCCGCCGGCTCTATACGAAATTCCAGCAATACCAAGCCGGAGCCCAGCCCATTCCACGAGCGGGCTGGAATGAGGCGGCGCTGCAGCTCGCACGCAGAACGGTCAAGGTAAGGCGTGACCCGCTTCAACTGCTGCCGCTGTCTGCCTCACGGCAATATATGCTGATCTTGCCGCAGCAGGAGCAGCTGACGATTGCCGACAATACGGGCGGTACCGACATCGGACTGGCCTCCCTGCTGGAGGCCGGGGGCTTGTCCGTACAGGTGCAGTACTGCAGCATGAAGCCCGAAGCCGCTGAAATCGCGGCCTTGTGTAGTCAGGCTGCCGGTCACGTGGTGATTCAGGGGACGCTGAACGCCCATCTGTTCAGCGGGCAGCTGCAGCTTGCCGAGCAGCTCGCAGCCGTAGCGCCCCTGTTGAACCTTGTACTTCGCAATCCCTACGACGATGCTTACCTGCCGCAGAATGCCGGAAGCATTCTGCTGTGCTCCACCTCTGATTATTCGCTTAAGGCGCTGGTAGAAGTGTTGATTCAGGGGACTGAAACAGACGCTTAACACTGGAGGTACATTTTAGAGCGCTACTATATTTTATAGGACGGAACAAAGAACACCTTCCGGAGAAGTCTGCTGCACGATGGCCGATGCTTCCGGAGGTGTTTTTGCATATCCTGACCGGCTTGCCTGATTAATCAGTATGGATCAATTATATATTAGGATTAATCATTGGATTGTTGGAAGCGCTGCTATATACTTTCATTGTAAAATCCAACTAGATTAAGGGGCTGCAGGCGATGATAGAACTGAAGGGCAGGCATGTCGTTCTTCATGATGGGGATCTGAAACGAAGGGAAGAAGCAAACCGGCGGTATTTAATGAAGCTGACGAATGATAATCTCTTGTTTAACTATAAAGTGGAGGCGGGAAGATATCATGGCCGGGATATCCCGGAGGATGCACATGGGGGATGGGAGACACCAGTCTGCCAGATCCGGGGACATTTTCTTGGACACTGGCTGTCTGCCGCAGCTATAAGGGTTCATGAAACTGGTGATTTGGAGCTCAAAGTCAAAGCGGATCTCATTGTGGACGAGCTTGCCGAATGCCAGAAGGATAACGGCGGACAGTGGGCTGCACCCATTCCGGAGAAATACTTACACTGGATCGCACAAGGCAAATCAATATGGGCTCCGCAGTATAATATTCATAAGTTATTTATGGGACTTGTGGATATGTACCAATTCACCGGCAGTCAGAAGGCGCTTGAGGTAGCCGATAGATTCGCAGACTGGTTCGTAACGTGGAGCAGTACCTTCACCAGAGAGCAATTCGATGACATTCTGGACATGGAGACAGGCGGAATGCTGGAAGCTTGGGCGGACCTGCTTCATATTACAGGGAATGATAAATACACGGCCTTGCTGGAACGTTATTACCGCAGCAGACTGTTCCGCCCGTTACTGGAGAACAAAGACCCGCTGACCAACATGCATGCCAATACCACCATTCCTGAAGTACTCGGTTGTGCCAGAGCTTACGAGGTAACCGGCGATCAAAGATGGATGGACATCGTCACTGCCTACTGGAAATGCGCTGTCACCGAGAGAGGGACTCTGGCAACTGGCGGAAATACAGCCGGTGAGGTGTGGATGCCGAAGATGAAGATCAAGGCACGCCTCGGTGATAAGAATCAGGAGCACTGTACGGTGTATAATATGATTCGGCTGGCAGAGTTTCTCTTCCGGCATACCTCACATCCGGCATATGCGCAGTACATCGAATATAATTTGTACAACGGTATTATGGCTCAAGCCTACTACCAGGAATATCATCTGACCGGCAATAAGCACAATAATTCCGCAACAGGGCTGCTCACCTATTTCCTGCCGATGAAGGCAGGCCTCCGGAAGGATTGGAGCTCGGAGACCGATAGCTTCTTCTGTTGCCACGGAACGATGGTACAAGCAAACGCAGCATTAAACAGAGGCATATATTATCAGGAACATAATGATATCTTTGTATGCCAGTATTTCCAGTCTGAGCTGACAACAGAGATCAACGGAGAGAACGTCCAAATTCATCAATCTCAGGATCATATGAGCGGAAGCATGCTGAACTCTTCGAATACGGCAGGACAGCAGGAATTGAATGAGATTACAGCGCTTCACGAGAATCTGCCTAACTATAAAAAGTATGATTACGTCGTCCATACTGACTCTGCTAATGAGTTTGCCATCCATTTGCGGATTCCGGACTGGATCGTGTCGGAAGCCGTCATCTATGTGAATGACCAGCTTCACGGCAGAACTGCGGATCACAATGCATTCTATACCCTGCAGCGGAATTGGAAGGACGGAGACCGGATCAGCATCATCCTACCTGTCGGCATCCGGTTCATTCCTCTGCCGGACGACGAACAGACCGGAGCGTTCCGGTTTGGTCCTGAAGTGCTGGCCGGGATTTGTGAGCAGGAACGGATTCTCTTCACATCTAACGAGGACGCGGCCTCTGAATTAACCATGGAGAATGAACGGGAGTGGGGCAGCTGGCGCTATTTCTTCAAGACAGCCAATCAGGACCCGGGTATTCAGCTGCGAAGAATCCGCGACATCGGTTATGAACCCTATCAGGTGTACTTCACGGTAAAAAAAGCATAGGCACTTAAGTCCGCCGAAGCATAACTTGGACTCGATAACCCGATTGAGATAGTAGAAGTCAATACGTTCAGGACTGAAACCGCCTCTATCCCGGGATAGCTGAAATGGAGGCGGTTACTGGATCTGACAACCGGAGGAGCCTGGGATTAACTGGGCCTAGCCCTGGATCAGTCTGGCGTCAGCCTTACCCTTGCTTCAATATTGCGTATTGCCCGACTGGCTGGTTTTACCTGAGGCAAAGCCTTTGAACAGAGTCGGTACACTGTGATAGCGGGTGTTGGTGATTTTGGCCGCGCTGCTGCTGCTGTCGGTGCGGAAGATGGAGTCTTTGACATTCGAGATGTCAGAGCTGTCCAGTGTGAAGTTCACGGCGTAGGAGGTGCCGCCGTTCTGGCGGGCCAGCTTACCGATGTCGTCAGCTCTGAAGTTCTTAATGTTAATTGTGCCCGCAGCGTTTGCCTGGAACACTTTATCGTATGCTTTGTACGCACCGCCGCCTGTAATATTGACTGTACCGGAAGCCTTCAGCGTCAATGCATCCTCGCCGACATCCTGCCAGGTGACATTGGAGATTGTAGCGTTTCCATAACAGTGCACACCGTCTGCGCCGGGAGCGCCTATAATTACATTTTTAAGTGTAGCATTCTTCTCCAGCCGGAAGATCGGTTTCTGGTTCTCAGCCTGGCTGCCGTCTCCTAGTGTACTGGCATTGGCGATATAAGTTTGGCCGTTGCCGTTAAAGGTCTCCCCTTCAGCAACTACAATCGTCGTACTGACAACAATAGGTGTTGCAGCAGATACCTTGGCAGGAGTGGCAACATAGAACGAAGACAGCATAACAACCGACAGGAGCATTCCCAAAACCTTTTTCAATAATATTCCGCCCTTCAATATTAAAGTATAGGTCCGGTCACCGGAACCTTGCGGGTTTCTTGAACAGATGTGCACCTCTGCCCAACACCCGATATCTAAGATATTCGGAACACGTGTGCATAGAACAAGTTAGTTATTCTGAGATCAATTACCATATTTCTGACACATTTTAGACTGAGTATGACACGACTATGCA
This window encodes:
- a CDS encoding glucosamine-6-phosphate deaminase; translated protein: MNDIMIPAAEHHVERMRVLVYNHRSQMGAAAAGQVGQRIRALLEQSSAPVRIVFAAAPSQNELYEGLVQEQGIDWSRVCAFHMDEYIGLPADAPQRFGNYLQERLFSRVKPGRIELLGRTGDIGEECRRYTALLNEAPIDIVCLGIGENGHIAFNDPPVADFADPYLVKAVLLDEACRQQQVNDGCFASLDEVPTHALTLTVPALMAGRHLFAIVPGKAKHKALQAALHDPVSTACPASILRTHPGITLFTDRDAYGS
- a CDS encoding N-acetylglucosamine-6-phosphate deacetylase, which encodes MSGVIAGRHYRTGLPVEVRITDGVIAEVFTREESLLTAEWPWLAPGLVDLQVNGGWGLDLNTLPLQPETVAGLSRRLLAQGVTTYCPTLITNGAEQLAQAASVIAEAVRTQSDIAGLIAGIHLEGPFLSPEDGPRGAHPREHICPPDWEAFCRWQEAAEGLIRIITVSPEWPGAAAFISRCSDSGVRVSIGHTAASPEQIREAVAAGAVMSTHLGNGTHLTLPRHPHYLWEQLAADELFGCMIADGCHLPDSLLKVILRMKRSQAILVSDAVSLSGMPPGAYRLHIGGDVVLTAEGRLHLAGNPQLLAGSAMMLADQVAYLAEARLAPLEEAIECASVHPARLLGLEQAAGLAAGAPADLISFRLDGGAMDIQAVWKNGRLTTADKD
- a CDS encoding DUF4838 domain-containing protein, giving the protein MLSLIPEPKQVRIREEKPLQSGGAVGLRLTMEQDDPRLELHCRRAFPDQEFTGAVSGQGYSLIIEGIPPHAEPGETRQATGSAPAVEEADLFVLNGRTEGYLLEVGASGAVIRALDAPGLYYGLQTLLQLQSLYGDVPAVSITDWPDTALRVMNFDLRQTFSKPERLIEYLAEFSRCKTNAVLIEYEDKFPFLVHREFAHPQHALSREQLEALQAAAHEHYIEIIPLQQSFGHLEYVLRHEAWKHLRETEESTGEICPSRPETYELITGLLEEMMEAHPESRYIHLGCDEVYSLCECDVCKNQFGGVRERAFISFLNRLIEFTASRGRQPIFWHDMLDKCPPEELAKLDPRSAAMIWIYNGRNIEAEVTSLTNKFRALGIEVMGAPAVRSFDWAEHQNYPVLGNRTDNLLQWAETAEQLDIGCMVATNWTGPFSLGVPYGVFETTWYPMLLHADLAWNRKADSSAFIDRFLELFHGITPETGHARLGNYQLEDYYDVIWKLLDDVTKNKDYAELIAIMHEFEVATDRSRAIHKYAYRWELYPGDSAEWRSLLNNYTRNHSGREAVRPRMLASLLQYQPQDMAEHFVKSRFHLHDYLERTLYQELGLVHTEG
- a CDS encoding pectate lyase, with protein sequence MKKVLGMLLSVVMLSSFYVATPAKVSAATPIVVSTTIVVAEGETFNGNGQTYIANASTLGDGSQAENQKPIFRLEKNATLKNVIIGAPGADGVHCYGNATISNVTWQDVGEDALTLKASGTVNITGGGAYKAYDKVFQANAAGTINIKNFRADDIGKLARQNGGTSYAVNFTLDSSDISNVKDSIFRTDSSSSAAKITNTRYHSVPTLFKGFASGKTSQSGNTQY
- a CDS encoding glycoside hydrolase family 3 N-terminal domain-containing protein, which encodes MQLNEVNSPQDPAAMSLEDKISLMCVVGTPSTTAEPEFRGRMSRNRFGGIGLFPHNVQSEEQTLKLMAEVRSIAADYGSPQPYYVSIDEEGGTLSKFRTFYPYIPGNRATGLSEDAETAYLQGKIIGSQLHSLGIPMNWAPVLDVNTNIDNPVVGVRSFGEDPEVVAAFGKAYIQGMHEAGVAVTAKHFPGHGQVSGDSHVVLPECGLTIEELMNGPLLPFIAAIEAGADSIMMGHLVFPGIPESAGLPASLSPFFAGELLRGRLGFEGIICTDDIEMGAIRKHFSPDEVGVLAVLAGNDMILMCHTPEFQQRVIAGIHKAVLDGIIDESRIDESVIRIRRLYTKFQQYQAGAQPIPRAGWNEAALQLARRTVKVRRDPLQLLPLSASRQYMLILPQQEQLTIADNTGGTDIGLASLLEAGGLSVQVQYCSMKPEAAEIAALCSQAAGHVVIQGTLNAHLFSGQLQLAEQLAAVAPLLNLVLRNPYDDAYLPQNAGSILLCSTSDYSLKALVEVLIQGTETDA
- a CDS encoding beta-L-arabinofuranosidase domain-containing protein, which codes for MIELKGRHVVLHDGDLKRREEANRRYLMKLTNDNLLFNYKVEAGRYHGRDIPEDAHGGWETPVCQIRGHFLGHWLSAAAIRVHETGDLELKVKADLIVDELAECQKDNGGQWAAPIPEKYLHWIAQGKSIWAPQYNIHKLFMGLVDMYQFTGSQKALEVADRFADWFVTWSSTFTREQFDDILDMETGGMLEAWADLLHITGNDKYTALLERYYRSRLFRPLLENKDPLTNMHANTTIPEVLGCARAYEVTGDQRWMDIVTAYWKCAVTERGTLATGGNTAGEVWMPKMKIKARLGDKNQEHCTVYNMIRLAEFLFRHTSHPAYAQYIEYNLYNGIMAQAYYQEYHLTGNKHNNSATGLLTYFLPMKAGLRKDWSSETDSFFCCHGTMVQANAALNRGIYYQEHNDIFVCQYFQSELTTEINGENVQIHQSQDHMSGSMLNSSNTAGQQELNEITALHENLPNYKKYDYVVHTDSANEFAIHLRIPDWIVSEAVIYVNDQLHGRTADHNAFYTLQRNWKDGDRISIILPVGIRFIPLPDDEQTGAFRFGPEVLAGICEQERILFTSNEDAASELTMENEREWGSWRYFFKTANQDPGIQLRRIRDIGYEPYQVYFTVKKA